AACATATTGATCCTTTGCTAATAAGAGAAAAGATTACATGGGGCCCGGTAGGCTTCAGGACGCTATTATCAATTTGTATAGTATTCCAGATTCATAACTTGAGAAAATGTTTGTTATTAAAACATTAATTCGAAATTGATTCTACAAGATATTAAAACCCCTTGTCGATTTCTTCAATTCTTTATTGTAATTTCTATTTAGTAAAACGTAGACTGACTAGATTATATATTAATAACATACGTTTTAAATCATTAATATTTAATAATCTAATTATGTGGGGGGATTTGGATATAGGTCAAATTGATGATCTTCTAAAGTCAGAATTAATAGGAAGAATAGGTTGCTTTGATGGTAACAAAGTGTATGTTGTTCCTGTTACATACGCTTATGATAATGGATATATTTATGGACATACAAAGAACGGGTTAAAAATTCGTATGATGCGAAAAAATCCGAATGTCTGTTTTGAAATTGATTGGATGAGAGATATGAGCAGTTGGAAAAGTGTTATCCTTTATGGAACCTTTGAGGAACTAAAAGGAAATGATGCAAACAATGGATTGAAGATTCTGATGAAATCCATTATGTCTAATTTGGATAGAAAATCTCCTCCTCCGATTGAAGCCTCTGACTATAATTTTCGGGGCATCGAAAATCTTGCATTTTTGCACTCATTTTTGTCACCGTTTTTACACAGCAAGAACAATGAAATTTTTGAAATCGTGGTATATCGCATCAAAGTAAACGAAGCTACAGGAAAATTTGGAGATAATAAAAAATCTAATTCATACTACTAGAACAGGATTTCCATTGGTTCTCTAATTTAATGAAAGTTTCATTTATTACTAATTATTTCATCCCGTATTTACATACTACCAACAGTATGTAAATAGTATAACAGATATACAAGCCGTTTTAAAGTGCACATTAATGTCAGTTACATATGTTTTTTGTTCAGTTGCATTTAGTGTTTGTGCTTGTGCTTGGTTGATAGCTTGAGTGAGGATTGAACTATATGCTGAAATTATGGTCACTATTAGTACTGCCGTAATCCCAAACATTGCAATTGTCGTTTTCCAATTGTTTATTTTATTAGGTTTTTTCATTTTATATTGACAAGAAAATAATGTTACTCTTGTTTATACATTTTTATAATTATTCAATTTACAGTAAAAATCTCTTTTTAAAAATATCTAAAAGTAGACAGGATAGGTTCGCTTCCTTCCTTGTCAGTATATCAATTTTTATTTGTAGTTCAAAAGATCAAATAATAGAAAGAAAGATCTCTATTATTTTATCCACAGTCTCAGGATACTGTTGCATCACTCCATGACCTCCACCATCTATCTGAATTAACCAAGCAATTGGTATTTTTTCTGCTATTTTTAATGAATTAATAGGTGGAGATGTAATATCTTCGGTTCCAGTAATAACCAACACAGGTTTATCGATATTTGATATGCTATCGCAGGAGCCTTTCCATTTGCTCACTGCTTCGCCATATTTTAAGAGAATTTCTTGAGAAACCTGAGGAAGAGCAAATGTTCTGTTTATCTCATCACTATTTTCTCGTATCCAATTGTCTGGAAATAAAGCATGTAAAAATAGTGACTTATTTGCCGTTCCAGTTTGCATACTTTGTAGATCTCTTGGTGATAGTTGTGGTGGTAAAGATTTTTCTCCTCCACAGGATGAGGCAACCACAATAAGATGATTTACAATTTCTGGATGTGACATGGCAAGTTCTTGTGCGATCATTCCCCCTAGTGAAAGTCCCAGCACATCAATTGGTTTTTCAATCTCTAATGCTTCTATAAGCCCAACTATATCATTGATAAATTGGTTCATTGAAAAAGTCCTATTACCTGCAGTTGTTTCTCCAATTCCCCTGTTATCGAATATAATAACAGTGTGATTCTCAGACAAGTCATTCAATATCGGTCCCCACATTTCTTTAGTCATTGAAAAACCTGGAATCATTAAGACGGGATCTCCT
This Candidatus Nitrosocosmicus oleophilus DNA region includes the following protein-coding sequences:
- a CDS encoding pyridoxamine 5'-phosphate oxidase family protein → MWGDLDIGQIDDLLKSELIGRIGCFDGNKVYVVPVTYAYDNGYIYGHTKNGLKIRMMRKNPNVCFEIDWMRDMSSWKSVILYGTFEELKGNDANNGLKILMKSIMSNLDRKSPPPIEASDYNFRGIENLAFLHSFLSPFLHSKNNEIFEIVVYRIKVNEATGKFGDNKKSNSYY
- a CDS encoding alpha/beta fold hydrolase, which translates into the protein MKISQAATFVLTISIFSSSIVSSLFISSLRTSPVYATTSLDQSIQQSQEELQSEINKKVQQTITETINNINNNIPNVTGQINDSQIQKNTFPSKDALITDNNATSQKVKVGDIDIAYKLFGKGDPVLMIPGFSMTKEMWGPILNDLSENHTVIIFDNRGIGETTAGNRTFSMNQFINDIVGLIEALEIEKPIDVLGLSLGGMIAQELAMSHPEIVNHLIVVASSCGGEKSLPPQLSPRDLQSMQTGTANKSLFLHALFPDNWIRENSDEINRTFALPQVSQEILLKYGEAVSKWKGSCDSISNIDKPVLVITGTEDITSPPINSLKIAEKIPIAWLIQIDGGGHGVMQQYPETVDKIIEIFLSII